A DNA window from Niabella yanshanensis contains the following coding sequences:
- a CDS encoding GH36-type glycosyl hydrolase domain-containing protein yields the protein MKITRPVDDFVTRMREYFTSEGTYPFKNEDPFRLDLLSNAQMESHGIRVAAQHEVLTTRQPDKVLKRLNDNEDVIVKVQEMLAETIKEKQAIAPASEWFLDNLYLIKEQINISRKHLPKGYSQTLPILAKGKSAGMPRVYDIALEIISHSDGRIDVANLTAFINGYQTKNVLTLGELWAIPIMLRFAIIENIRRIASRIAIDRLDKNDAIYWSEEFIKIAQTEPRSIIIATAEMAKSDVSLNSAFVAEFTRRMQGKGQGLAIPLSWIEQQLSDTGHSVAELVNIHNQSQAADQVSMRNSIESIRLLKTTEWKEFVESVSVVEQELQKDITGTYPLMDFETRDRYRHVVEWIGKKSKAPEHEVAALAIGLATKRKETGAPERQHHVGYFLVDKGRDELLKKARTQLDFKDQLKYFLRKNRLSIYAGSTFLFAFVLSVLLARNVYYETRLIWTSIVTGVLLFVILGHFATVVINWLSTMMVKPRPLPKLDFSGRIPDVYSSVVAVPCLIGSKAGIDELVSDLEVRYLSNPQKNLYYCLLTDFADAPQEKMPLDDELLAHVKEEIHLLNKKYAGENETDRFFLMHRSRKWNKKEKVWMSYERKRGKLGELNSLLRNTGHDDFSVIVGDVAALANVKYVITLDADTLLPRESAWKMIATMAHPLNQPVINQKKRRVVEGYGILQPRTAINLPAKTSSVYARMHSNDSGLDPYTQLVSDVYQDLFEEGSFIGKGIYDIDVFEQVLGKAFPENRILSHDLLEGSYVRSGLLTDVQLFEDYPETYWTDVSRRHRWIRGDWQIATWGLPFAPDEKNKLKRNYISSLSKWKIWDNIKRSLLTPAMLALLVLIWLLFPNPTIWIMGFIVFWFFMPVVTGAIQLFRKPDDLDARSHITEVGDAFKKSVAQVLYNIVVLPFEAYKNADAIFLANWRLLFSRKRLLQWTPYAAQKAGGKKTIADAYSYMWQAILLVIVITALVVIFQPSSVYIAAPFLLAWLFSPVVAWSVSRQRTREDFALSDSEAGFLQVISRKTWAFFEDFVVAEDNYLPPDNYQEKPIEVTAHRTSPTNIGLSTLVNVSAYDFGYISLCRLVERTQQTFSALSDMERYKGHFYNWYDTTNLQPLYPRYISAVDSGNFVANMIVLRQALLELPHHKILNQKFYEGLHHTWKAAIHAAPESATIFKEGDAYLDRLSQSPVETIHIQKTYFDKLLQQAGLVKAAAVVASNKEVQSWLLKFEAQVSDAQFSLSLLTPWADLLPVPAGLEALSVLDNIPSLTEIRNLEHTILPLISQLREERTEYKEWLQQLEEAIQSAYSHALEKLSKIEKLVNECAGFAAVEYDFLYDKDKHLFHIGYNVSEDVKDKSYYDILASEARLGIFTAIAQGKVPQDSWFVLGRLITNDGAAPVLLSWSGSMFEYLMPELVMPSYENTLLERTTRGIIQNQIDYGRKKDIPWGISESGFNLVDAHLNYQYQAFGVPGTGLKRGLGQDLVIAPYATLLALMVEPQLALKNLLVLSKNGFEGRYGFYEAVDYTPSRMPRGKTNVIIRSFMAHHQGMGFLSIARLLLGEKMQQRFERDPQFQSALLLLKEKAPKATNYYTQDDSATSKTVASHEAHIRVIRTPNTTVPEVQLLSNGRYHMAISNSGGSYSRWKNLAVSRWREDVTEDNWGTFCYIKEVSSQELWSNTYQPTRKKLDVDETIFSQGHVEFRRVNKDFETKTDIVVSPEDDVSIRRIKITNKSNGVKTLEVTGYTEIVIAPQAADEAHPAFSNLFVQTKISEDSKAILCTRRARSKNEQPPWMFFMMNVTGVEQEEISFESDRMRFIGRTRSLASPLSVANNGPMSGTDGSVLDPVAAIKYKITLKPRQTATFEIVIGITETQDTCQHLIGKYDDVYLKNRAFELSWTHSQVLLRQINASEAEAQLFNSMAGHILYANGTHRAEANIIAGNKKGQSGLWGYSISGDLPIVLVRVQDSDNTALVRQLIKAHSYWRMKGLAVDLIIWNDDFGTYRQLLHDQIMGFVTAMGGATVDQPGGIFIRQGDQLSTEDRILFQTVARLIFYDNAGSLQEQMTRQKQAKALPPALKVTGHNLFESDEQLSLPDNLVFNNGTGGFTADGKEYFILTKPGQTSPAPWVNIIANPEFGTMISESGSGYTWAENAHSYRLSPWKNDPVSDKTGEAFYIRDDISGKYWSPSPLPATSGKPYITRNGFGYTVYEHIAFGVKSEMWVFVDVEDAVKFTVIRVKNISAKPRKLSVTGYVEWVLGDTATSTRMHVVTEKDLETGVLFARNHYNSTFAERISFFDADGTSRSYTCDRTEFIGRNGSLANPEGLFREKLSNRYGSALDPCTAIQIGVELLPDEEKEVVFRLGSGKSEHDTRILATKYKNTDTVHEAQSKIHDAWNQVLGNVYIKTPDDAFNVITNGWLVYQTLACRIWGRSGFYQSGGAFGFRDQLQDTLALMHTRPDVTRGQILLAASRQFKEGDVQHWWHPPTGRGVRTTCSDDYLWLPYVTARYIEATNDKEVLDEYVSYIEGRPLRPDEESYYDLPVFLNEWETVYNHCKRAIDFGLKFGEHGLPLIGSGDWNDGMDKVGEHGKGESVWLGFFLYDVLMKFSVIASDYGDQEFHIKCISQAEKLKDNINRNAWDGEWYRRAYFDDGTPLGSSQNEECRIDSISQSWSVISGAGEPERIEQAMASLNEHLVDRENGIIKLLTPAFDKSDLYPGYIKGYVPGVRENGGQYTHAAIWTMMAFAIKKDRERVWELFSMVNPVNHAMNNAESQKYKVEPYVMAADVYGVAPHEGRGGWTWYTGSAGWTYQLALEHILGLKKKGNELYIDPCVPDSWPEFEVNYNYGATLYKIKVVNELKNGSIRITINGNGTGDSFILLSDEGGEHEVLVTI from the coding sequence ATGAAAATTACAAGGCCCGTTGATGATTTTGTGACGAGGATGAGGGAGTATTTTACCTCCGAAGGAACCTATCCTTTTAAAAATGAAGACCCTTTTCGGTTAGACCTTTTGAGCAACGCGCAAATGGAATCCCACGGTATTCGGGTAGCTGCGCAACACGAAGTGCTAACGACCAGGCAGCCCGACAAAGTATTAAAGCGCCTGAATGATAACGAAGACGTGATCGTGAAAGTGCAGGAAATGCTTGCCGAAACCATAAAAGAAAAGCAGGCCATTGCACCTGCAAGTGAATGGTTTTTGGATAACCTTTATCTTATTAAGGAACAGATCAATATTTCACGGAAACACCTGCCGAAAGGTTATAGTCAGACGCTGCCGATTCTGGCCAAAGGAAAATCGGCCGGTATGCCCCGGGTGTATGATATCGCGCTTGAAATCATTTCTCATAGTGATGGACGTATTGACGTCGCTAACCTCACCGCCTTTATCAATGGCTATCAAACTAAAAATGTGCTCACCCTCGGTGAGCTATGGGCGATTCCTATTATGCTGCGGTTTGCTATTATAGAAAATATAAGGCGTATAGCTTCAAGAATTGCCATCGACCGCCTGGATAAGAACGATGCTATTTACTGGTCGGAAGAATTTATAAAAATTGCACAGACTGAGCCGCGCAGTATTATCATCGCTACTGCTGAAATGGCCAAGAGCGATGTGTCGTTGAACAGCGCTTTTGTGGCGGAATTCACGAGGAGGATGCAGGGGAAAGGCCAGGGATTGGCCATACCCCTATCCTGGATCGAGCAGCAACTTTCAGACACCGGTCATTCTGTAGCCGAACTGGTGAACATACACAACCAGAGCCAGGCGGCAGACCAGGTGTCAATGCGAAATAGTATAGAGAGTATCAGGCTTTTGAAAACAACCGAATGGAAAGAGTTTGTAGAAAGTGTAAGTGTGGTGGAGCAGGAACTGCAAAAAGATATTACAGGTACTTATCCGCTGATGGATTTTGAAACCCGGGATCGTTACCGGCACGTAGTGGAATGGATCGGTAAAAAATCAAAAGCACCCGAGCATGAAGTGGCTGCTTTGGCTATCGGTCTGGCCACGAAAAGAAAAGAAACAGGAGCTCCTGAACGGCAACATCATGTGGGTTACTTTTTAGTAGATAAAGGACGGGATGAGCTGCTAAAGAAAGCCCGCACGCAATTAGACTTTAAGGATCAGCTAAAATATTTTTTAAGAAAGAACCGGCTGTCCATCTATGCGGGTTCAACCTTCCTGTTTGCATTTGTCCTGAGTGTTTTATTGGCGCGAAATGTTTACTATGAAACAAGGTTGATCTGGACAAGTATCGTGACAGGCGTTTTGCTATTTGTGATATTGGGTCATTTCGCTACAGTGGTGATCAACTGGTTATCTACCATGATGGTAAAGCCCAGGCCATTGCCCAAGCTGGACTTTTCCGGCAGGATTCCCGATGTATATAGTTCTGTAGTAGCAGTGCCCTGCCTGATCGGCAGTAAGGCGGGTATCGACGAATTGGTAAGCGACCTGGAGGTAAGGTACCTTTCCAATCCTCAAAAAAACTTATATTATTGCCTGTTGACCGACTTTGCGGATGCGCCGCAGGAAAAAATGCCCCTGGATGATGAGTTGCTGGCTCATGTAAAAGAAGAGATTCACCTGCTGAATAAAAAATATGCCGGGGAAAATGAGACCGACCGCTTCTTCCTGATGCACCGTTCGCGTAAATGGAATAAGAAAGAAAAGGTTTGGATGAGCTATGAGCGTAAAAGAGGAAAGCTTGGTGAATTAAACAGCCTGCTCCGGAATACAGGTCATGATGATTTTTCGGTAATTGTGGGGGACGTAGCAGCATTGGCCAATGTAAAGTATGTGATCACTTTGGACGCTGATACTTTACTGCCTCGGGAGTCGGCCTGGAAAATGATCGCCACTATGGCTCACCCGCTCAACCAGCCTGTGATCAATCAGAAGAAGAGAAGGGTAGTGGAAGGCTATGGTATTTTACAACCCAGGACAGCCATTAACCTGCCCGCCAAAACCAGCTCGGTTTATGCACGAATGCATAGTAATGACTCAGGTCTTGATCCTTATACGCAATTGGTATCAGATGTATACCAGGATCTTTTTGAAGAAGGTTCTTTTATAGGTAAGGGTATTTACGATATAGATGTGTTTGAGCAGGTATTAGGAAAAGCGTTTCCCGAAAATCGTATCCTGAGCCATGACCTTTTAGAAGGGTCTTATGTTCGTTCGGGTTTGTTAACAGATGTACAGTTATTTGAAGACTATCCCGAAACCTACTGGACGGATGTAAGTCGCAGGCACCGATGGATCAGGGGGGACTGGCAAATAGCTACCTGGGGTTTGCCCTTCGCGCCCGATGAAAAGAACAAGCTGAAGCGGAACTATATTTCTTCTTTATCTAAATGGAAAATATGGGATAATATTAAACGAAGTTTGCTTACGCCTGCCATGCTGGCTTTATTAGTACTGATCTGGCTGCTATTCCCTAACCCAACGATTTGGATAATGGGTTTTATAGTGTTTTGGTTTTTTATGCCCGTAGTTACGGGAGCTATACAGCTTTTCAGAAAACCTGATGACCTGGATGCCCGGTCGCATATAACGGAAGTAGGAGACGCCTTTAAAAAGAGTGTAGCGCAAGTGTTGTACAATATAGTAGTGTTACCATTTGAAGCTTATAAAAATGCAGATGCGATTTTTTTAGCCAATTGGCGTTTATTGTTTTCCAGGAAGAGATTATTACAATGGACTCCTTATGCTGCTCAAAAGGCAGGTGGTAAAAAAACAATTGCTGATGCATACAGCTATATGTGGCAGGCTATTTTGCTGGTAATAGTCATTACTGCATTGGTAGTGATCTTTCAACCTTCTTCAGTTTATATTGCAGCCCCTTTTTTACTGGCCTGGCTTTTTTCGCCGGTTGTAGCCTGGAGTGTGAGCCGCCAGAGAACCCGGGAAGATTTTGCACTATCTGATTCTGAAGCTGGTTTTCTGCAGGTGATCAGCCGTAAAACATGGGCCTTTTTTGAAGACTTTGTAGTTGCAGAAGACAACTACCTGCCACCCGATAATTACCAGGAAAAGCCAATCGAGGTAACAGCGCATCGAACCTCTCCTACTAATATAGGCCTGTCCACTCTGGTTAATGTATCAGCTTACGACTTCGGATATATTTCCTTATGCAGGCTGGTAGAGCGGACGCAGCAAACCTTTAGTGCGCTAAGCGATATGGAACGCTATAAAGGTCACTTTTATAACTGGTATGATACGACCAACCTACAGCCGCTTTATCCGCGTTATATATCGGCAGTGGACAGCGGTAACTTTGTGGCGAACATGATTGTATTGCGGCAGGCTTTGCTGGAGCTGCCTCATCATAAAATACTCAATCAAAAATTTTATGAGGGACTACATCATACCTGGAAAGCTGCTATACATGCGGCTCCGGAGTCTGCCACTATTTTTAAAGAAGGAGATGCTTACCTGGATCGCCTGTCCCAATCGCCTGTGGAAACGATTCATATCCAGAAAACCTATTTCGATAAATTATTACAGCAGGCTGGGTTGGTAAAAGCTGCGGCAGTTGTAGCATCTAATAAAGAAGTGCAAAGCTGGCTATTGAAGTTTGAAGCACAGGTCAGCGATGCCCAATTCTCGTTATCACTTTTAACGCCATGGGCAGATTTGCTACCGGTTCCTGCTGGGCTTGAAGCATTGAGCGTTTTAGATAATATTCCTTCCTTAACAGAGATAAGGAATCTGGAGCATACCATATTACCATTGATCAGCCAATTACGGGAAGAGCGAACTGAGTATAAGGAATGGCTTCAGCAGCTGGAAGAAGCCATTCAATCGGCATATAGCCATGCACTGGAAAAGCTAAGCAAAATTGAGAAGCTGGTGAATGAGTGTGCGGGTTTTGCAGCGGTAGAGTACGACTTCTTATATGATAAAGATAAGCACCTGTTTCATATTGGTTATAATGTAAGTGAAGATGTAAAAGATAAGAGTTATTATGATATACTGGCTTCGGAAGCCCGGTTAGGTATTTTCACAGCCATTGCACAGGGCAAAGTGCCACAGGATAGCTGGTTTGTATTGGGCCGCCTGATTACGAATGACGGTGCAGCCCCGGTATTGCTATCCTGGAGCGGATCAATGTTTGAATACCTGATGCCCGAGTTAGTAATGCCTTCTTATGAAAATACTTTACTCGAACGCACTACCAGGGGTATCATACAAAACCAAATAGATTACGGACGTAAAAAAGATATTCCCTGGGGCATATCGGAGTCTGGCTTTAACCTGGTGGATGCTCATTTAAATTACCAGTACCAGGCTTTTGGTGTTCCGGGCACCGGCCTGAAACGCGGACTGGGGCAGGACCTGGTAATTGCTCCCTATGCCACCCTGTTGGCGCTGATGGTAGAACCGCAGCTAGCTTTGAAAAACCTGTTGGTGTTGTCAAAGAACGGGTTTGAAGGACGATACGGGTTTTATGAAGCGGTGGATTATACGCCTTCCCGTATGCCGCGTGGCAAAACGAATGTTATTATACGCTCCTTTATGGCTCACCACCAGGGTATGGGCTTTTTATCTATTGCACGTTTGCTGCTGGGAGAGAAAATGCAGCAGAGGTTCGAGCGCGATCCGCAGTTTCAATCTGCCTTATTGCTACTAAAGGAAAAAGCGCCTAAGGCTACCAATTATTATACACAGGATGATAGCGCTACCAGTAAGACGGTGGCCAGCCACGAAGCACATATACGGGTGATCAGAACGCCCAACACAACAGTTCCCGAAGTGCAGCTATTATCGAACGGGCGTTACCATATGGCGATCAGCAACTCTGGCGGAAGTTATAGCCGCTGGAAGAATCTGGCTGTGTCGCGCTGGCGTGAAGATGTAACAGAAGATAACTGGGGTACTTTCTGCTATATCAAAGAGGTGTCCAGCCAGGAGCTCTGGTCCAATACTTATCAGCCTACCCGCAAAAAGCTGGATGTAGACGAAACCATTTTCTCGCAGGGGCATGTGGAGTTCAGGCGTGTGAATAAAGACTTCGAGACAAAGACTGATATTGTTGTGTCTCCGGAAGATGATGTTTCCATCAGGCGTATTAAGATAACTAATAAAAGCAATGGTGTTAAAACGCTTGAAGTGACTGGGTATACCGAAATTGTGATAGCGCCCCAGGCAGCAGATGAGGCGCATCCGGCTTTTAGTAATTTGTTCGTTCAAACAAAAATAAGTGAGGATAGTAAAGCTATTCTTTGTACCAGGCGGGCAAGGTCTAAAAATGAGCAGCCGCCATGGATGTTTTTTATGATGAACGTAACCGGCGTTGAGCAGGAGGAAATTTCTTTTGAGAGTGACCGGATGCGTTTTATTGGGCGAACCCGCTCATTGGCTTCACCGCTATCGGTGGCTAATAATGGACCGATGTCGGGTACTGACGGGTCTGTATTGGATCCTGTGGCTGCAATAAAATATAAGATCACGCTAAAACCCAGGCAAACAGCTACGTTCGAAATTGTTATTGGTATCACAGAAACACAGGATACCTGCCAGCACCTGATCGGTAAGTACGATGACGTGTATCTGAAAAACCGTGCTTTTGAATTATCATGGACACATAGCCAGGTATTGCTAAGGCAGATCAATGCCAGTGAGGCAGAAGCACAGCTATTTAACTCTATGGCCGGGCATATACTGTATGCCAATGGTACCCATCGCGCCGAAGCCAATATTATAGCTGGCAATAAAAAGGGACAGTCGGGCCTTTGGGGTTACTCTATCTCCGGCGATCTTCCCATCGTGTTGGTAAGGGTACAGGATAGCGATAATACGGCATTGGTAAGACAGCTGATCAAAGCGCATTCTTACTGGCGGATGAAAGGATTAGCTGTTGACCTTATTATATGGAATGATGATTTCGGTACCTACCGCCAGTTGTTGCACGACCAGATCATGGGCTTTGTAACGGCCATGGGGGGCGCTACGGTAGATCAGCCGGGCGGTATCTTTATCCGCCAGGGTGACCAGCTCTCCACGGAAGACAGGATCTTATTTCAAACCGTAGCCCGCCTGATTTTTTATGATAATGCAGGTAGCCTGCAGGAGCAGATGACCCGGCAAAAACAAGCGAAAGCGCTTCCTCCTGCATTGAAGGTTACGGGGCACAACCTGTTCGAATCGGATGAGCAGCTAAGCCTGCCCGATAACCTGGTGTTTAATAACGGCACAGGAGGCTTTACTGCAGATGGTAAAGAGTATTTCATCTTAACTAAACCGGGCCAGACTTCTCCGGCGCCCTGGGTAAATATTATAGCTAACCCGGAGTTTGGTACCATGATATCGGAGAGCGGATCAGGCTACACCTGGGCAGAAAATGCACATTCCTACCGGCTTTCACCCTGGAAGAATGATCCGGTTTCTGATAAAACAGGAGAAGCTTTTTATATCAGGGATGATATCAGCGGCAAGTACTGGTCGCCTTCTCCGCTGCCTGCAACAAGCGGTAAACCTTACATAACCCGCAATGGTTTTGGTTATACGGTTTACGAACATATTGCCTTTGGTGTTAAATCCGAGATGTGGGTTTTTGTGGATGTGGAAGATGCGGTGAAGTTTACCGTTATAAGAGTAAAAAATATATCAGCCAAGCCCAGAAAGCTCTCCGTTACAGGTTACGTGGAATGGGTGTTGGGAGACACCGCCACCAGCACCCGCATGCACGTGGTTACGGAGAAGGACCTGGAAACAGGGGTGCTTTTTGCACGTAATCATTACAACAGCACATTTGCTGAAAGAATTTCTTTTTTTGATGCAGATGGCACCAGCAGGTCTTATACCTGTGACCGGACAGAGTTTATTGGCAGAAACGGATCGCTGGCTAATCCGGAAGGTTTGTTCAGGGAGAAGTTGTCTAACAGGTATGGCTCAGCTTTAGATCCCTGCACGGCCATTCAAATAGGCGTAGAGCTATTACCGGATGAAGAAAAAGAGGTGGTGTTCAGGTTGGGTAGCGGCAAATCGGAACATGATACAAGGATACTGGCTACAAAATATAAAAATACAGATACGGTTCATGAGGCACAATCCAAGATACATGATGCCTGGAACCAGGTATTAGGCAACGTGTATATTAAAACGCCAGATGATGCATTTAATGTGATCACTAATGGTTGGCTGGTTTATCAAACACTCGCCTGTCGAATCTGGGGCCGAAGCGGATTCTATCAGTCTGGTGGCGCTTTTGGGTTCAGAGACCAGTTACAGGATACTTTAGCATTGATGCACACCCGCCCGGATGTTACAAGAGGACAAATATTACTGGCTGCATCCCGGCAATTTAAGGAAGGGGATGTGCAGCATTGGTGGCATCCGCCAACCGGGCGTGGTGTACGCACTACCTGCTCTGATGATTACCTGTGGCTGCCTTATGTAACCGCCCGCTATATTGAAGCAACTAACGATAAAGAGGTGTTAGACGAATATGTGTCTTACATAGAGGGCCGCCCCCTACGCCCGGATGAAGAAAGTTATTATGATCTGCCCGTGTTCTTGAACGAATGGGAAACGGTGTACAATCACTGTAAAAGAGCGATCGATTTTGGATTGAAGTTCGGTGAGCATGGCTTGCCCCTGATCGGCTCGGGGGACTGGAATGACGGAATGGATAAAGTAGGCGAACATGGTAAAGGAGAGAGTGTATGGCTGGGCTTTTTCCTATATGATGTGCTGATGAAGTTTTCGGTAATCGCCAGTGATTACGGTGATCAGGAGTTTCATATCAAATGTATCAGCCAGGCTGAAAAATTGAAAGATAATATCAACCGCAATGCATGGGATGGCGAATGGTATCGTCGTGCTTACTTTGATGATGGCACACCTTTAGGGTCATCTCAAAACGAGGAATGCCGTATCGATTCCATTTCACAAAGCTGGTCGGTGATATCGGGTGCGGGTGAGCCTGAAAGAATAGAGCAGGCAATGGCATCCTTAAACGAGCACCTGGTAGATCGTGAGAACGGTATCATCAAATTGTTAACACCGGCCTTTGATAAGTCTGATCTGTACCCGGGATATATTAAAGGCTATGTACCGGGTGTCAGAGAGAATGGCGGACAGTATACGCATGCTGCTATCTGGACGATGATGGCTTTTGCGATCAAGAAAGACAGGGAGCGGGTTTGGGAGCTTTTCTCCATGGTCAACCCGGTTAACCATGCGATGAATAATGCAGAATCTCAAAAATATAAGGTAGAGCCTTATGTTATGGCGGCGGATGTTTATGGAGTAGCTCCGCATGAAGGCCGGGGCGGCTGGACCTGGTATACCGGTTCCGCAGGCTGGACTTACCAGTTGGCACTGGAACATATACTGGGATTGAAGAAAAAAGGCAATGAGCTTTATATTGACCCCTGTGTACCCGATAGCTGGCCTGAGTTTGAAGTAAATTACAATTACGGCGCTACGCTTTATAAGATCAAGGTAGTAAATGAACTTAAAAACGGCAGCATCCGGATAACCATCAATGGAAACGGGACCGGCGATTCATTTATATTGCTGAGTGATGAAGGTGGTGAACATGAGGTACTGGTAACTATCTGA